The following coding sequences lie in one Miscanthus floridulus cultivar M001 chromosome 9, ASM1932011v1, whole genome shotgun sequence genomic window:
- the LOC136483896 gene encoding disease resistance protein RGA5-like isoform X2, producing the protein MDVATGAVSTLLPMLGDLLTREYQLQASVRDDVAFLKAELESMEAALLRISEAPADRPPDVQDRLWAREVRELSHDVEDCVEAFLVRLHHHHQAPPPAPPRDKDLLQGLRGLIDRGIGLLRRAKIRRDMGAVVRDIKRRVVEVGERRVRYKVDGVAAAAKPGRGPQASDGGLRLSALYAAATELVGTQARSRELVQLLMVERDEASNRLLKTVSVVGFGGLGKTTLARIVYEELKGQFDCAALVSISHNPDMEKVFRDMLCQLDKNRNTDIAMWGEAQLIEQLREFLRDKSYFIVIDDIWSCSVWNTVRHAFIENHCESRIIMTTRILDVAKQANSIYELRPLSPADSRKLFYQRIFGTEDAALPNHLAEVSENILKKCGGVPLAVITVASLLATKMRKENTDKYWYQVYQSMGFGLEESTDVKDMRRILSISYYDLPLHLKTFLLYLTLYSEDNGIIVEKVIYKLIGEGIIRKHHGKTLYEAGEDYFEDLINRSIIQPMLFNHGSKVWSCFVHDMMLDLIASVSEEENLLQALGGSQTMCEPTSKIRRLFLQNMKVEDVKKVVTMNLSHLRSLTVSSEAFTLLPNLSSFPIIRVLDLYGCTQVDNSHCKHICNLYHLRYLKLSLTSITEIPNKIGNLQLLQFLDLNMTNIKALPPAFVQLRKLEFLCVDNRTRLPECLGNLISLQKLSPCITIRSPTMLCELSRLTELRRLMLRFDDWDDESYEEPFVQCLSNLVNLESLQIFDCHNGLGSNSNIGMLLTPGPQQLRSMNIGPGTVGCVPRWMPSLFALSALDITLLTLQEEDLQVLGSIPSLRSLYIWVKEHRKDRHKRLAIGSDDCPFRCLTKFRIGPGAMEVEFAAGGMLMLRTVRLDLHVRHTLDQFGDFECGLESLCSLDRAVVHMNCYGAELEEVEEGEASIRKALDLNHKRPTLELEKLILYILSWINPRNSNVSRLSLVHIADSEYRDRARRRSILRNQEVLGPII; encoded by the exons ATGGACGTCGCGACGGGCGCGGTGAGCACGCTACTGCCCATGCTGGGCGACCTGCTGACGCGGGAGTACCAGCTGCAGGCGAGCGTCCGGGACGACGTCGCGTTCCTCAAGGCGGAGCTGGAGAGCATGGAGGCCGCACTCCTCCGGATCTCCGAGGCGCCGGCGGACCGGCCGCCCGACGTGCAGGACAGGCTGTGGGCGCGGGAGGTCCGGGAGCTCTCCCACGACGTGGAGGACTGCGTGGAGGCCTTCCTCGTGCgcctgcaccaccaccaccaggcgCCGCCACCGGCGCCGCCCAGGGACAAGGACCTCCTCCAGGGCCTGAGGGGCCTCATCGACAGGGGGATCGGCCTACTCAGGAGGGCCAAGATCCGCCGCGACATGGGCGCTGTGGTCAGAGACATCAAGCGACGCGTCGTGGAGGTCGGCGAGCGCCGCGTCAGGTACAAGGTCGACGGCGTCGCGGCGGCGGCGAAGCCCGGCCGTGGCCCGCAGGCCTCCGACGGTGGCCTTCGGCTGTCGGCTCTGTACGCCGCGGCGACGGAGCTTGTCGGTACCCAGGCGAGGAGCCGTGAGCTGGTCCAATTGCTGATGGTGGAGCGCGATGAGGCGTCGAATCGGCTGCTGAAGACGGTCTCCGTCGTTGGTTTTGGAGGATTGGGCAAGACGACGCTCGCTAGGATTGTGTACGAGGAGCTGAAAGGCCAGTTCGATTGCGCGGCGCTTGTTTCCATCTCGCATAATCCTGACATGGAGAAGGTGTTCAGGGACATGCTCTGCCAACTCGACAAGAACCGCAACACTGACATTGCAATGTGGGGCGAAGCACAACTTATCGAACAACTAAGGGAATTCCTTCGAGACAAGAG CTACTTCATTGTCATTGATGACATATGGAGCTGTTCAGTATGGAACACAGTCAGGCATGCTTTTATTGAGAATCATTGTGAAAGTAGAATAATCATGACAACTCGCATccttgatgttgccaagcaagcCAATAGTATCTATGAACTAAGACCTCTTTCTCCTGCTGACTCAAGAAAGTTGTTCTACCAAAGAATATTTGGCACTGAAGATGCAGCTCTTCCAAACCACTTAGCTGAAGTATCAGAGAATATTTTGAAAAAGTGTGGCGGTGTACCTTTAGCTGTAATTACAGTAGCCAGTCTATTAGCAACTAAAATGAGAAAGGAAAACACTGATAAGTACTGGTATCAAGTGTATCAATCCATgggttttggacttgaagaaagCACGGATGTGAAGGACATGCGAAGGATACTGTCTATCAGTTACTATGATCTGCCACTACATTTGAAGACTTTCTTGTTGTATCTGACTTTGTATTCAGAGGATAATGGTATAATAGTCGAGAAGGTGATATACAAATTGATAGGTGAAGGTATTATCCGGAAACATCATGGGAAAACTTTGTATGAAGCGGGAGAGGATTACTTTGAAGACCTCATCAATAGAAGTATTATCCAACCAATGCTTTTTAACCATGGGAGTAAGGTATGGTCTTGTTTTGTGCATGACATGATGCTTGATCTAATTGCTTCCGTATCGGAGGAGGAGAATCTTTTACAAGCACTTGGTGGTTCCCAGACGATGTGTGAGCCAACAAGTAAAATCCGCCGATTGTTCCTACAAAACATGAAGGTCGAAGATGTCAAGAAGGTGGTAACCATGAACCTGTCCCATTTGAGATCACTAACCGTGTCATCAGAAGCATTCACTTTGTTGCCTAACCTGTCCAGCTTTCCGATCATACGTGTGTTGGATTTATATGGCTGTACTCAGGTGGATAACAGTCACTGCAAGCACATCTGCAATTTGTATCACCTGAGATATCTAAAGCTATCTTTGACATCCATCACTGAGATACCAAATAAGATTGGGAACCTACAGCTTCTGCAGTTCCTGGACTTGAATATGACCAACATAAAAGCGCTTCCACCAGCATTTGTCCAGCTAAGAAAACTAGAGTTCTTGTGTGTCGACAATCGGACTAGACTACCAGAATGCCTTGGGAACTTAATTTCTCTACAGAAGTTATCACCATGTATAACAATCAGGTCCCCAACAATGCTGTGTGAATTGAGCAGGCTGACCGAGCTGAGGCGTTTGATGCTCCGCTTCGATGACTGGGACGACGAGAGCTATGAGGAACCTTTTGTGCAGTGTCTATCCAACCTGGTCAATCTTGAATCCCTGCAGATATTTGATTGCCACAATGGCCTTGGTTCCAATTCCAACATTGGCATGTTGTTAACACCAGGGCCTCAACAGCTTCGATCCATGAACATAGGGCCTGGCACCGTAGGCTGTGTGCCAAGATGGATGCCATCACTCTTTGCCCTGTCCGCACTAGACATCACACTGCTGACACTACAAGAGGAGGACCTTCAGGTCCTTGGCAGCATACCATCACTTCGCAGCCTCTACATATGGGTGAAGGAGCACAGAAAGGACAGGCACAAAAGGTTGGCCATCGGCAGTGACGACTGTCCATTCCGTTGCCTAACCAAGTTCAGAATCGGGCCTGGTGCCATGGAGGTGGAGTTTGCAGCAGGAGGCATGCTAATGCTCCGAACCGTTCGTTTGGACCTCCATGTGCGGCATACCTTGGATCAGTTTGGCGACTTCGAGTGTGGCCTGGAGAGCCTCTGCTCGCTCGACCGTGCTGTTGTTCATATGAACTGTTACGGCGCAGAGcttgaggaggtggaggagggggaGGCTTCGATACGGAAAGCGCTGGACTTGAATCACAAAAGACCCACGCTTGAGCTGGAGAAG CTGATATTATATATACTGTCATGGATCAATCCTCGCAACTCAAATGTGTCACGCTTGAGCCTCGTTCATATTGCTG ATTCAGAATACAGGGACAGGGCAAGACGAAGAAGCATCCTCAGGAATCAGGAGGTGCTGGGCCCAATTATCTGA